CCAGGACCTGACATGTTACAGCCTCTCGAGGACAAATTGATTCCTGAGACGTGCTCAGGGTGGTTGCAAGCCTTAAACAAACATTCGGGCCGTGGTCACGCAAATAAAGAAACAAGACCCAATCAAAGAGCCACCTGAAAATCGCCCCTAATTGAATTCACGGCAGCATTAGCCTACGAAAGGCGCACTtggaacttttaattcaattttcattcaaaaaggCGTGCGAAATTTTTCAGAGACtcgaacaaaaatatttttcaaaaatctgcaTTAATTCATTTCGTGTCTTTGGAACTCCAACGCGAGCAGTGTTTTTCGTTCATTTGGGCCATAAATTGAGTGTGGACGAGCCACCCCTGAGTCGCAAACGACCGAATCCTGGTGGCGGTGTCTTTCGAAGCGAAAGATTTATGTCTGAGATTTTTCTCCCCTTATGCTGGGTCCCGTCAATGCGGTGAATCTCCTTCACCTCGTACGGGATTTTTCAATATCTCCCTTGAccgcatttgaaaaaaattaccgaCCATCACAAAGGAATTTTTACGAGGATTGTCcgtggaaattttaattcacAAAAAGCACCCTCGATTTCCACATCAGCGCAGATTTTTATTTgcttaattgaaaaaatacacactGGGTTTTTCCGTATTATTTCGACATTGGCGGCTCTGATTTACTCAAGGGTGGGTCCAGATGGTTACGAGTAGATTAGGAACTGACCTTTAATGCGATTTTCGCAACAGATGTGCCGATCTCGGCAAAAACATCTCCATTTCGTGatcgaaaaatttcaatattataGAAATGGAACAAATACGTGAGCTCTGGCGGCGAGAAATGAACACACAAAATATGTTTTCCATTTAATCAAAGCAGATTTCAAACGAtatttgcttatttttattacctaCTACCAAAAAATCTCGAGACACTATgctaattgtttttattatctcaATTACgcctaaactattcgaaaaagtgtaaagattttaatccttacctatgcaaaatgatccggggaatcgattggcatcgacaaaattgccaaattcccaatagttttttagttatgaattttttaaaattttaccaattttttcatttatcagcaatttgctcgaaaactattagtcggagaacaataatcttttttgaaaaaaatagataatcgaaagagcttttcaacgataatacacttcaaggggttatctctgatagttccggagctattgctcgacaaatgttccgagtacccaaaatcgacaaaaattgcgacgaaaattgaaaaaatcaaatatcaaaaaatcgaatatatggactttttgtggactttaacaATTCTAGAGagatgtaaaggcatataaaagtccataaaagtatttcacatttttgaaGGTATGACTCGGAAAAGTAAGTGTAGTTttgctcaggaaattttaagcaaaaaattttaaatttttaattcttgtgaaaaattgatataatatgtaaaatgagccgtagaattcaatggaacaaaccgcagtgctctacgacttttagttttttttttatgaatttttttagtgaaaaactttgatcgcctctgtagccggaaccgttgcccggagcggctccgggtttaatcgaaaaaatagagaaaattaagcgctatcagatggttttttgttcgttgctctaagtcttacagtttccgagaaaaacgcaaaaaaaggtttccattttcgctttttttcaatttttaaccgccaattacgccaaactattagagttatcgaaaaacggaaaaatcgaggacaaccggaataaaaaactctacaaaatggcatatgTCACTTAATACcgaaaaaactagaaaaaatcaataagcgTCTAATAAAAGTCAATCTGTAATCTTGGTTGCATAACAACAAATCCAATTAAATCAACTGGGGACAATGCGTGACTGTTATAATAATAGAATTATCAGAGTTTGACTACTTTTAGCATGAAAAACCGAAAGAAAATTAGATAAATTACTCTGGAAATCAAACAGACAACCTCCATTAATGTTCGCTAATAATGGCCCATGTGTTTGCAAACGCTCATCAGCACTTCCCTCAGGCTTTACCGTTCATTACACCGAAAATAATGCGATATTAATAACGCATGCAGTGTATGCAATTTTCCCGATTGGACATTTATTTCTCccgaaaacaataaaacgaatGGAAACGATTTATTAACCctctttttcaatttaattgtaTTAGAGGAAGATGTGTAATCGAGCGTAAAGACAGTGACAAAATTCGGTCATTCGGTGCAAAAAGGTCAACAACATTCTCGCGTGAATCACTTGATTAATTATTCCATTTTATTGCCTGTGTTTACTAATTCAAATTTCATTCTGTTGTGATTTCTTTTCCCCGAGATAAGCGGACTTCCCGCAACTGTAAAGTCCCTTCGAGATTAGCGAATTCGTTGGCTATATAAATCATGCCAGAGAAACTCCCTTACACATTCTCCAACAATGAACAAAATCATCACCTTTACACTTGTCTGTTTTGCTGCAGCTGCAGCTTACGAAATCGTCCAAGACCAGCAAGGTCAAGAATATTTCCTCATGCCACTCGGCCGCCAAAAAAGGTAACAACTAATCAATCTCATTCAAAAATAacgcaaaacaatttttttcaagacaaACAAATATCGGCGTTTCTGGAGGTGGTAAAAGTGGAACAAGGGTCACAGCCAGCCACCAGGGAAATATCCTCAATAAAAATGGGCACCGACTTGATGGGGGGGCTTTTGCCTCCAAACAATTCCACCCAAATGGGCCTGCGACCATCGGGGGCCAACTGGGATACTCCCATACTCCCTCAGGATCGAACCTAAACGTCGGTGCTTCACACACCCAGAAACACGGAACAGATCTGAATGTTCAAGGAGTTGGGAATTTATGGAGGAATGGTAATTCGCGTCTGGACGCTGTGGGCAACTATGGACGGCATTATGGGGGCCCTGGGGGCACCGGGAGGCCCAATTATTACGGAGGCGTCCAGTTTAGCCACCGCTTCTAAAgacttatttatttcttttatttaataaaaatgttcacGGTATTTTCGTACTTTTATTTACACCAAaagacataatttttttacgaggtcataaaaataaagtgtCGTAAAAGACATAACactacaaataattatttattttcgaatAAAGACATTCGTGTTATTGTCGTTTTATGGCATTTAATCCATTCATATTATAGTGGTTGAGAGAGATTTACCTCAATTTGAACCGTAATTTCATTGAATGCGATGTGAAATGAAATGTGTGAAGACGCAAAAGTGCCAAAGGCTAGATAGGGAAATGTCACAATCCCTATTTCAAATCTCCATTTCTACTAAATGGTGGAAAGAGGAAATTCTTGTTCAATGTTGATGTGTTCTATTACGAAGTGGTCGACAGTGATTTATTACGACTTGTCATTTGA
The sequence above is a segment of the Tribolium castaneum strain GA2 chromosome 9, icTriCast1.1, whole genome shotgun sequence genome. Coding sequences within it:
- the DptB gene encoding uncharacterized protein DptB, translated to MNKIITFTLVCFAAAAAYEIVQDQQGQEYFLMPLGRQKRQTNIGVSGGGKSGTRVTASHQGNILNKNGHRLDGGAFASKQFHPNGPATIGGQLGYSHTPSGSNLNVGASHTQKHGTDLNVQGVGNLWRNGNSRLDAVGNYGRHYGGPGGTGRPNYYGGVQFSHRF